The Fulvivirga ligni genome window below encodes:
- a CDS encoding DUF6686 family protein gives MSLFEGLGRIGRNNKREIACIVDVLINERNRYVSKCRGCGKVVLHYNNFMTTFNEGDFESFLNYVSFLHFESNAVRFPNGKPFITVYTCHEDIYFVFNEEEFDDFRDCLSQVKVMLEVKEILKM, from the coding sequence GTGTCCTTATTTGAAGGGCTTGGCAGAATCGGCAGAAATAATAAAAGAGAAATAGCATGTATTGTAGATGTGCTCATAAATGAGCGAAATAGATATGTTTCTAAGTGTAGAGGATGTGGTAAGGTGGTGCTTCATTATAATAACTTTATGACCACCTTTAATGAGGGTGATTTCGAAAGCTTCCTGAATTATGTCAGCTTTCTACATTTTGAGAGTAATGCCGTCCGTTTTCCGAATGGAAAGCCATTTATCACCGTGTACACTTGTCATGAGGATATCTACTTCGTATTCAATGAAGAAGAGTTCGATGATTTTAGAGACTGTCTTAGTCAGGTGAAAGTGATGTTGGAGGTGAAGGAGATTCTTAAAATGTAG
- a CDS encoding glycoside hydrolase family 2 TIM barrel-domain containing protein yields MFLKTFQRFVLVAVFGISALSAYAQEVEWQDLSIISQGTVKPHATFTPYASENDALAGDASPMLKSLNGNWKFNWSKNPASRPVDFYKQDYDVAGWKEIPVPGDWQMYGYDYPQYTNMEYPFPKNAPMIPSEYNPVGSYKTTFSISQQALNQEVLLHFAGVNSAFYCWINGEKVGYSEGSKTPAEFDISSFIKEGENTLAVEVYRWSDGSYLEDQDFWRLSGIERDVYLVFAPKVRIRDFFATPHLQNNYQDGTLSLSVELQNHQTKKVKNQTVEVALFDSDRKEIARANQQLSVEDIASANFDLEAKHVKLWSGEKPNLYHLVITLKDAKGKVLQSVGDKIGFREVKIEKGQLLVNGQPVLLKGVNRHEHDERYGHVVSKELMLKDIALFKQNNINAVRTSHYPNDPLWYQLCDEYGIYVIDEANIETHGYGYDEDKTPANKPEFLEPHLDRMRRMVERDKNHPSIIIWSMGNEAGDGPAFVQGYAWIKQRDSSRVVHYERAERGKEFKERHSDIISWMYARTWDIENYYLGKYPDRPFIWCEYSHAMGNSNGDLVDLWDFVRAHKQVQGGFIWDWVDQGLLKKGADGKEFWAYGGDFEPETAHNDDNFCLNGLVNPDRSPHPALEEVKHVYQNVHFSKTDDDEIEVFNENFFTDLKEYTVAYEILQNGDVVKAVTMDGFSLAPQSKATFKVDLNGLQLNEDGEYFINCYVKEKSEAPFVEKGSILASDQIFWQLPGADAMALADTKIKVKESKTAISITSEALQIEFDKASGGITTLKTADNDYLKEPLTFNFWRAATDNDFGNQMPKRLQAWKEATYGQKVTSVKVLKKAKYSTTIQQEIAFEGLKSTGTITYKVFGDGRIEVALAFDYKDKDLPVLPRFGVSMILPQEYEHAEWYGRGPHENYWDRKSSAFVGKYKMDVSDLGFAYIRPQENGYRTDTRWLKLTNDSGKGITIKGQSTFGFSALHNTTADFDAGPSKQQRHYTDVKPKDLIQLNIDYHQMGVGGDDSWGAKPWDKYTLEAQDYSYSFEIVLE; encoded by the coding sequence ATGTTTTTAAAAACCTTTCAAAGATTCGTTTTGGTAGCTGTGTTCGGTATAAGTGCCCTCAGCGCTTATGCTCAAGAGGTAGAATGGCAAGACCTTTCTATCATTAGTCAGGGCACGGTTAAACCACACGCCACTTTTACTCCATATGCCTCAGAAAATGATGCTTTGGCAGGGGATGCTTCTCCTATGTTAAAGTCTTTAAATGGCAATTGGAAGTTTAATTGGTCTAAAAATCCAGCTAGCCGTCCGGTAGATTTTTATAAGCAGGACTATGATGTAGCTGGCTGGAAAGAGATACCCGTACCGGGCGATTGGCAGATGTATGGATATGATTATCCGCAGTATACTAACATGGAATATCCGTTTCCGAAGAATGCGCCAATGATCCCTTCAGAGTATAATCCGGTTGGCTCTTATAAAACCACTTTCAGTATATCACAACAGGCTCTTAATCAAGAGGTTTTACTTCATTTTGCTGGAGTGAACTCTGCTTTTTATTGCTGGATAAATGGTGAGAAGGTAGGTTATAGTGAAGGCAGCAAAACCCCGGCTGAGTTTGATATTTCATCATTCATTAAAGAAGGTGAAAATACTTTAGCCGTAGAGGTTTACCGATGGAGTGATGGAAGTTATTTAGAAGATCAGGACTTTTGGAGATTGAGTGGAATAGAGCGAGATGTATATCTGGTATTTGCGCCTAAAGTGAGAATTAGAGATTTTTTCGCTACCCCACATCTTCAAAATAATTATCAGGATGGCACGCTTTCTTTAAGTGTAGAGTTACAAAACCATCAGACAAAAAAGGTTAAAAATCAAACCGTGGAGGTGGCCCTTTTCGATTCAGACCGAAAAGAAATAGCGCGTGCTAATCAGCAACTGAGCGTGGAAGACATTGCCTCAGCCAACTTTGACCTGGAAGCTAAGCATGTGAAATTATGGTCAGGTGAAAAGCCTAACTTATATCATCTGGTAATCACTTTGAAAGATGCTAAGGGCAAGGTATTGCAATCTGTCGGAGACAAGATCGGCTTTAGAGAAGTGAAGATTGAAAAAGGACAGCTATTGGTGAATGGACAACCAGTGCTGTTAAAAGGGGTGAACAGGCATGAACATGATGAACGGTATGGACATGTAGTGTCTAAAGAGTTGATGCTGAAAGATATAGCGTTATTCAAGCAAAATAATATCAATGCGGTGCGTACATCACATTATCCTAATGATCCGCTTTGGTATCAGCTATGTGATGAATATGGAATCTATGTGATTGACGAAGCCAATATTGAAACGCATGGTTATGGATATGATGAAGATAAGACACCTGCCAATAAACCGGAGTTTCTGGAGCCACATTTAGATCGTATGAGAAGGATGGTGGAAAGGGATAAAAATCACCCATCTATCATTATCTGGTCAATGGGTAATGAAGCTGGTGATGGGCCAGCATTTGTTCAGGGATATGCCTGGATAAAGCAGAGAGATAGCTCCAGAGTGGTTCATTACGAACGTGCAGAAAGAGGGAAGGAGTTTAAAGAACGACACTCAGATATTATTTCGTGGATGTACGCTCGTACCTGGGATATAGAAAATTACTATCTGGGCAAGTACCCTGACAGACCGTTTATCTGGTGTGAATATTCACATGCCATGGGTAACAGTAATGGTGATCTGGTGGATCTATGGGATTTTGTAAGAGCGCATAAGCAGGTGCAGGGTGGCTTTATCTGGGACTGGGTAGATCAGGGCTTATTGAAAAAAGGTGCTGATGGTAAGGAATTCTGGGCCTATGGCGGAGATTTTGAGCCAGAAACTGCTCATAATGATGATAACTTCTGTTTAAATGGCCTGGTTAATCCAGATCGCAGCCCTCATCCGGCGTTGGAAGAAGTAAAACATGTTTATCAAAATGTACATTTCTCAAAAACTGACGATGATGAGATAGAAGTGTTCAATGAAAACTTCTTTACCGACCTGAAAGAGTATACGGTTGCTTATGAAATATTGCAAAATGGAGATGTAGTGAAAGCAGTGACTATGGATGGTTTTTCTCTCGCTCCCCAATCAAAAGCAACGTTTAAGGTAGACCTGAATGGTTTGCAACTCAATGAGGATGGCGAATATTTTATTAACTGTTATGTAAAAGAAAAATCAGAGGCTCCTTTTGTAGAGAAAGGAAGTATTCTGGCTAGTGATCAGATCTTTTGGCAATTGCCAGGCGCTGATGCCATGGCTCTAGCAGACACTAAAATCAAAGTGAAGGAAAGCAAAACGGCTATTTCTATCACCAGTGAGGCTCTTCAAATAGAGTTTGATAAGGCTTCGGGTGGCATAACTACCTTAAAAACAGCGGATAATGATTATTTGAAGGAGCCGTTGACTTTCAATTTCTGGCGAGCAGCTACAGACAATGATTTTGGAAATCAAATGCCTAAGCGTCTTCAGGCATGGAAAGAAGCTACTTACGGACAGAAAGTGACTTCCGTAAAAGTGCTCAAGAAAGCTAAATATTCAACGACTATACAACAGGAGATCGCTTTTGAGGGGCTTAAATCTACAGGTACCATTACTTATAAAGTCTTCGGAGATGGCAGAATAGAAGTAGCACTAGCGTTTGACTACAAAGACAAGGATCTACCTGTGCTGCCAAGGTTCGGGGTGAGTATGATTTTACCTCAGGAATATGAACATGCCGAGTGGTATGGCCGTGGCCCTCATGAAAACTATTGGGACAGGAAATCATCTGCTTTTGTAGGTAAATATAAAATGGATGTGAGCGATCTTGGTTTTGCCTACATCAGACCACAGGAAAATGGCTACAGAACCGACACAAGATGGCTGAAACTAACCAACGACAGCGGCAAAGGTATTACTATAAAAGGACAGTCTACCTTCGGTTTCAGCGCACTACACAATACAACGGCTGACTTTGATGCTGGTCCTTCCAAGCAACAAAGGCACTACACTGATGTAAAGCCCAAAGACTTAATCCAGCTCAATATCGATTATCACCAAATGGGTGTGGGTGGTGATGACAGCTGGGGAGCAAAACCATGGGATAAATACACCCTTGAGGCTCAGGATTATAGTTATAGTTTTGAGATAGTGCTGGAGTAG
- a CDS encoding alpha/beta hydrolase family protein has product MKILKILGIFLGVLVILGVILFNTKIGQHFYNAYKFSSSLSGTVLDEEITKDDNQKAADLKTGAIYSQKHFELKDMPAFWDNFSENGEFKEKYKYLEQVDFSIITYKSDSQLIHGIVAAPKKEGKYPVVLFNKGGNKEVGKIAAGKTLYTMLSLVSKLASEGYVIIGSCYRENDEFGGRDINDVLALTETAKEMDNVDASRIGMLGWSRGGMMTYLALKNSDAIKTAVVGNGPTNLLTLAKERPEMEKNVYSQLIPNYDTQKEEQLTKRSAIFWPEQLSKNSSLLILSGSQDENVNPQQAKDIAEKLTALDYNFKHLEFDTDHGFKGKQDELYQTLTDWFGEKL; this is encoded by the coding sequence ATGAAGATTTTAAAAATCCTCGGCATCTTTCTTGGCGTTCTGGTAATACTAGGCGTTATATTATTTAACACGAAAATTGGTCAGCACTTTTATAATGCTTACAAGTTCAGTTCAAGCTTATCTGGCACCGTGCTAGATGAAGAAATCACAAAAGATGACAATCAAAAAGCGGCCGATCTGAAAACTGGTGCCATTTATTCGCAAAAGCATTTCGAACTAAAAGATATGCCTGCCTTTTGGGATAACTTTTCAGAAAACGGCGAATTCAAAGAAAAATATAAATATTTAGAGCAGGTAGACTTCTCCATTATCACCTATAAAAGTGATTCTCAACTAATACATGGCATAGTAGCCGCACCTAAAAAAGAAGGTAAATACCCGGTAGTTCTTTTTAATAAAGGTGGCAACAAAGAAGTGGGCAAAATCGCAGCTGGCAAGACCTTGTACACCATGCTCTCCCTAGTCTCTAAGTTAGCCTCTGAAGGTTATGTAATTATAGGCAGCTGCTATAGAGAAAATGATGAATTTGGCGGCCGAGACATCAATGATGTGCTTGCTCTTACCGAGACCGCCAAGGAAATGGACAATGTAGATGCCAGCCGTATAGGTATGTTAGGTTGGTCTAGAGGTGGCATGATGACTTATCTGGCACTTAAAAATTCTGATGCTATAAAAACCGCTGTGGTAGGCAATGGCCCCACTAACCTGCTTACTCTAGCTAAAGAACGTCCTGAAATGGAGAAGAATGTTTACTCTCAACTAATTCCGAATTATGACACCCAAAAAGAGGAGCAGCTCACTAAAAGATCAGCAATTTTCTGGCCTGAGCAGTTGAGTAAAAACAGTAGCTTACTCATTCTTAGTGGTAGTCAGGATGAAAATGTTAATCCTCAGCAGGCCAAGGATATAGCTGAGAAGCTCACCGCCCTGGATTACAATTTTAAACACCTGGAATTTGATACCGATCATGGCTTCAAAGGCAAACAAGATGAGCTTTACCAAACCCTTACTGATTGGTTTGGAGAGAAACTTTAA
- a CDS encoding DUF7738 domain-containing protein, whose translation MKTFFSLLLILFCHFSWAQDDVKIEFTENKEVLLNETAVDKTTTLKEITEILGEATLIKDFPTGKAFYQYPETGLALQFVDNQLLFIGANYNWDGDENFPETTYEGTLSIDGITFKADSKEEVLTDIEAVEIKCVIPGMCVTDPKKEKTNIIIGFKDGKVTQVGFEFH comes from the coding sequence ATGAAAACATTTTTTAGCTTATTACTAATCCTATTTTGTCATTTTTCATGGGCTCAAGATGATGTGAAAATTGAATTTACAGAGAATAAGGAAGTACTTCTGAACGAGACCGCAGTCGATAAAACAACTACACTTAAAGAAATCACTGAGATACTGGGCGAAGCTACTCTGATCAAAGATTTCCCAACCGGAAAAGCATTTTACCAATACCCTGAAACTGGTTTAGCCTTGCAATTTGTTGATAATCAACTGCTATTTATTGGTGCCAATTATAACTGGGATGGAGATGAAAATTTCCCTGAAACCACTTATGAAGGAACCCTGAGCATAGATGGTATAACATTTAAAGCTGATTCAAAGGAAGAGGTTCTTACAGATATTGAAGCCGTGGAAATAAAATGTGTCATTCCAGGTATGTGCGTTACTGATCCGAAAAAAGAGAAAACGAATATCATTATCGGCTTCAAGGACGGTAAAGTCACACAAGTAGGTTTCGAGTTTCATTAA
- a CDS encoding DUF808 domain-containing protein, which produces MASGFFALLDDVASLMDDVAAMSKIAGKKTAGILGDDLAVNAEKASGFMSDRELPVLWAITKGSLLNKLIILPIAFLLSAFLPSVIIVILVIGGLYLAYEGVEKIYEFFVPHAHEDAPKVDNLTEEEILALEKEKVRSAIITDFILSVEIVIIALGEVTGEPLQIQIPVVSVIALLATIGVYGIVALIVRMDEFGFKLINLNERDDSFSDKIGRFLVAALPKVVKGLAVIGTIALLLVSGGIFVHYLPFVHHLEETIHIPAILFELLAGLIIGAVVLVVVMLGKKIWKAVKG; this is translated from the coding sequence ATGGCTTCAGGTTTTTTTGCACTCTTAGATGATGTTGCCTCTCTTATGGACGATGTAGCGGCCATGAGCAAAATTGCGGGAAAGAAAACCGCAGGAATTTTGGGCGATGACCTGGCAGTAAATGCAGAAAAAGCCTCTGGATTTATGTCTGATAGGGAGCTGCCTGTATTATGGGCTATTACCAAAGGCTCTCTCTTAAACAAACTAATAATACTGCCCATAGCTTTTCTACTCAGTGCTTTTCTACCTTCGGTGATCATTGTCATTTTGGTAATTGGAGGACTTTACCTAGCCTATGAGGGAGTTGAAAAGATATACGAATTTTTTGTACCTCATGCCCATGAAGATGCTCCAAAAGTGGATAATCTTACTGAGGAAGAGATACTTGCATTAGAAAAAGAAAAAGTAAGATCAGCTATTATTACTGATTTTATACTATCGGTCGAGATTGTCATTATTGCTTTAGGAGAGGTTACAGGAGAACCATTGCAAATTCAAATTCCTGTAGTTTCAGTGATAGCGCTGCTGGCTACCATTGGCGTTTATGGCATCGTAGCCTTGATTGTAAGAATGGATGAGTTCGGTTTTAAACTCATCAACCTGAATGAGCGCGATGATTCCTTCTCAGATAAAATTGGCCGCTTTTTAGTGGCTGCTTTACCCAAAGTTGTAAAAGGCTTGGCAGTAATAGGAACAATAGCTCTGTTACTGGTTTCTGGTGGCATATTCGTTCATTACCTGCCATTTGTTCATCATCTGGAAGAAACTATCCATATACCTGCCATTCTCTTTGAATTACTAGCCGGCCTTATCATCGGAGCGGTAGTTTTGGTGGTGGTAATGCTGGGTAAGAAGATTTGGAAAGCAGTTAAAGGATGA
- a CDS encoding oxidoreductase: MEKFDLEKIPSHEGEVAIVTGANAGLGYETALQLARKDFEVILACRDQKKATKARSKILKAYPKGKLHIMTLDLGSFKSIKTFADKFISNYNQLQLLVNNAGLMMPPYQTTDDGFESQFGINYLGHFLLTGLLMPVLLTTSGARVISLSSMAHKWTDFDFEKYNAQKEYSKTKAYGMSKLACLMFAYELDRRLHNTSVKSLAAHPGVSLTSIARHIPAPVMIPVKLIAPIFFQPPKKAALPILRAALDPKAQSGEYYGPDGFMQYKGNPVKVDSNDYSKDKSHAKELWRLSQELVNLKYLD, encoded by the coding sequence ATGGAAAAGTTTGATCTGGAAAAGATACCGTCTCATGAGGGTGAAGTAGCTATTGTAACTGGTGCCAATGCTGGGTTAGGCTATGAAACAGCGCTACAGCTGGCACGGAAAGATTTCGAAGTAATACTTGCCTGCAGGGATCAAAAAAAAGCGACAAAAGCCAGATCTAAAATACTTAAAGCTTACCCGAAAGGTAAATTGCATATCATGACGCTGGATTTAGGTTCATTTAAGTCCATAAAGACATTTGCTGACAAGTTTATATCTAACTATAATCAATTACAGCTACTGGTGAATAACGCAGGGCTTATGATGCCCCCTTATCAAACCACTGATGATGGTTTCGAAAGCCAGTTTGGCATTAATTACCTCGGGCATTTTCTACTTACTGGCTTGCTCATGCCAGTGCTGCTTACAACATCTGGTGCAAGGGTGATATCTCTCAGCAGCATGGCTCACAAATGGACTGACTTTGACTTTGAAAAATATAATGCTCAAAAAGAATACAGCAAAACCAAAGCTTATGGCATGAGTAAACTGGCCTGTCTCATGTTTGCTTATGAGTTAGATAGAAGACTTCATAACACTTCAGTAAAATCATTGGCTGCTCATCCCGGAGTTTCATTGACGAGTATAGCCAGGCACATTCCAGCTCCGGTAATGATACCAGTAAAGCTTATTGCACCTATTTTCTTCCAGCCGCCTAAAAAAGCAGCTTTGCCCATCTTAAGAGCCGCTCTTGATCCCAAAGCACAGAGTGGAGAATATTACGGTCCGGATGGTTTCATGCAGTATAAAGGAAATCCCGTGAAAGTAGATTCCAATGACTATTCTAAGGATAAAAGCCATGCAAAAGAGCTATGGCGCCTTTCTCAGGAGCTGGTGAATCTCAAATACTTAGACTAA
- a CDS encoding IS110 family transposase, translating to MKKMRANAAGIDIGAKHIFVSLENKDVRVFETFTESFREASSYLLSEGIETVAMEATGVYWIILYEILESAGLDVWLVDGRQTRQVPGRKTDVKDCQWIQQLHSHGLLNRCFVPDAQVKEVRAYQRLREDHLRTASMHVNHMQKSLIEMNIRLKEVLSQVHGASGLAIIEAILSGERDAQKLLSLCHSSIREKKASQVLKALSGYYTEAGLFALEQAYSGYKFYKQQIQACDHKLEEVMKRVNNYDSDMQSKNEIESVKDRKPVRHNKPDIDHLGGHLLKIFSGKDATCLPGITDYTWLQLYSEIGLKLYNWPSEKHFTSWLGLSPGQHQSGKKNKTRNRKYRPKAGQIFRQLAQSLIESKKIALGAFGRRLKSKRGPGIATKATARKLAVLYWRLMVKGLDYTEKGIKAYEEKMQLHREKWLIKTAKELGYELEQIPI from the coding sequence ATGAAAAAGATGAGAGCAAATGCTGCAGGCATAGATATAGGTGCCAAGCACATTTTTGTGTCCTTAGAAAACAAGGATGTTCGAGTTTTTGAGACCTTCACTGAAAGTTTTCGAGAGGCATCTTCCTATTTATTATCAGAGGGGATCGAGACAGTGGCTATGGAAGCTACAGGTGTTTACTGGATCATCCTTTATGAGATCCTTGAATCAGCAGGTTTAGATGTCTGGTTAGTAGATGGGCGCCAGACTAGACAAGTACCAGGTCGAAAGACTGATGTAAAGGACTGTCAATGGATTCAGCAACTCCATAGTCATGGTTTGTTGAATCGCTGTTTTGTTCCCGATGCTCAAGTAAAGGAAGTTCGTGCTTACCAGCGCTTGAGAGAAGATCATCTGAGAACAGCCTCTATGCATGTAAATCATATGCAAAAGTCACTAATTGAGATGAATATTCGACTCAAAGAGGTGCTCAGTCAGGTACATGGAGCCAGTGGTCTGGCAATCATAGAAGCCATCCTGTCAGGAGAACGTGATGCCCAAAAGCTCTTATCCTTGTGCCATAGCAGTATTAGAGAAAAAAAGGCATCTCAAGTCCTCAAGGCGCTTTCAGGCTATTATACCGAGGCTGGGTTGTTTGCTTTGGAACAGGCATACAGCGGTTATAAATTTTATAAGCAACAAATACAGGCATGTGACCATAAACTAGAGGAAGTTATGAAACGGGTCAATAACTACGATTCAGATATGCAAAGCAAAAATGAAATAGAGTCTGTTAAAGACCGAAAACCAGTTAGGCATAATAAGCCTGATATTGACCACTTAGGAGGACACCTACTTAAAATTTTTTCAGGCAAAGATGCTACGTGTTTGCCGGGTATTACCGATTATACCTGGCTACAATTGTATTCGGAAATAGGTCTGAAACTTTATAATTGGCCAAGCGAGAAACATTTCACTTCATGGCTAGGGTTATCTCCAGGTCAACACCAGTCCGGCAAGAAAAACAAAACCAGAAACCGAAAGTACAGGCCGAAGGCTGGACAAATATTTAGGCAACTTGCCCAAAGTTTAATTGAAAGCAAAAAGATAGCACTAGGTGCTTTTGGGCGCAGATTAAAAAGCAAAAGAGGTCCTGGAATAGCGACTAAAGCCACAGCACGAAAACTGGCAGTACTCTACTGGCGGCTTATGGTAAAAGGTCTTGACTACACAGAAAAAGGGATCAAAGCATATGAAGAAAAAATGCAGCTTCATAGAGAAAAGTGGCTAATAAAAACAGCTAAAGAATTAGGTTATGAGCTTGAACAAATACCTATTTAG
- a CDS encoding IS110 family transposase, giving the protein MKKMRANAAGIDIGAKHIFVSLENKDVRVFETFTESFREASSYLLSEGIETVAMEATGVYWIILYEILESAGLDVWLVDGRQTRQVPGRKTDVKDCQWIQQLHSHGLLNRCFVPDAQVKEVRAYQRLREDHLRTASMHVNHMQKSLIEMNIRLKEVLSQVHGASGLAIIEAILSGERDAQKLLSLCHSSIREKKASQVLKALSGYYTEAGLFALEQAFSGYKFYKQQIQACDHKLEEVMKRVNNYDSDMQSKNEIESVKDRKPVRHNKPDIDHLGGHLLKIFSGKDATCLPGITDYTWLQLYSEIGLELYNWPSEKHFTSWLGLSPGQHQSGKKNKTRNRKYRPKAGQIFRQLAQSLIESKKIALGAFGRRLKSKRGPGIATKATARKLAVLYWRLMVKGLDYTEKGIKAYEEKMQLHREKWLIKTAKELGYELEQIPI; this is encoded by the coding sequence ATGAAAAAGATGAGAGCAAATGCTGCAGGCATAGATATAGGTGCCAAGCACATTTTTGTGTCCTTAGAAAACAAGGATGTTCGAGTTTTTGAGACCTTCACTGAAAGTTTTCGAGAGGCATCTTCCTATTTATTATCAGAGGGGATCGAGACAGTGGCTATGGAAGCTACAGGTGTTTACTGGATCATCCTTTATGAGATCCTTGAATCAGCAGGTTTAGATGTCTGGTTAGTAGATGGGCGCCAGACTAGACAAGTACCAGGTCGAAAGACTGATGTAAAGGACTGTCAATGGATTCAGCAACTCCATAGTCATGGTTTGTTGAATCGCTGTTTTGTTCCCGATGCTCAAGTAAAGGAAGTTCGTGCTTACCAGCGCTTGAGAGAAGATCATCTGAGAACAGCCTCTATGCATGTAAATCATATGCAAAAGTCACTAATTGAGATGAATATTCGACTCAAAGAGGTGCTCAGTCAGGTACATGGAGCCAGTGGTCTGGCAATCATAGAAGCTATCCTGTCAGGAGAACGTGATGCCCAAAAGCTCTTATCCCTGTGCCATAGCAGTATTAGAGAAAAAAAGGCATCTCAAGTCCTCAAGGCGCTTTCAGGCTATTATACCGAGGCTGGGTTGTTTGCTTTGGAACAGGCATTCAGCGGTTATAAATTTTATAAGCAACAAATACAGGCATGTGACCATAAACTAGAGGAAGTTATGAAACGGGTCAATAATTACGATTCAGATATGCAAAGCAAAAATGAAATAGAGTCTGTTAAAGACCGAAAACCAGTTAGGCATAATAAGCCTGATATTGACCACTTAGGAGGACACCTACTCAAAATTTTTTCAGGCAAAGATGCTACGTGTTTGCCGGGCATTACCGATTATACCTGGCTACAATTGTATTCGGAAATAGGTCTGGAACTTTATAATTGGCCAAGCGAGAAACATTTCACTTCATGGCTAGGGTTATCTCCAGGTCAACACCAGTCCGGCAAGAAAAACAAAACCAGAAACAGAAAGTACAGGCCGAAGGCTGGACAAATATTTAGGCAACTTGCCCAAAGTTTAATTGAAAGCAAAAAGATAGCACTAGGTGCTTTTGGGCGCAGATTAAAAAGCAAAAGAGGTCCTGGAATAGCGACTAAAGCCACAGCACGAAAACTGGCAGTACTCTACTGGCGGCTTATGGTAAAAGGTCTTGACTACACAGAAAAAGGGATCAAAGCATATGAAGAAAAAATGCAGCTTCATAGAGAAAAGTGGCTAATAAAAACAGCTAAAGAATTAGGTTATGAGCTTGAACAAATACCTATTTAG
- a CDS encoding sulfatase-like hydrolase/transferase yields MRKILFILFLLPHLNASAQKKPNILLFIGDDMTWRDCSVYGNPDVNTPNIQRLADAGMSFDNMFTATAMCSPTRQQILTGLFPARSGAYPNHAKVYDGVKSLGHHFKALGYNVALIGKQHYGPAESYPIDYLGGRQHDGGNGIDIHLDKIKPVIEDDKPFLLIIAQNQPHTPWTRGNRAQYNPEKLTVPDYIIDTKETREALVKYYAEITYADSLLGYCLDAVEKVGKQKNTIEVFTSEQGYQLPFGKWTCYDLGLKTGFIISWPGKVPAKSRNSAFTQYVDILPTLLDMVGADPEKIDVGIKDSYGNTGFDGKSFYDVIQKKDRSPP; encoded by the coding sequence ATGCGTAAAATCTTATTCATCCTCTTTCTACTACCTCATCTCAATGCGTCAGCTCAGAAGAAGCCTAACATTCTTCTGTTCATTGGCGATGATATGACTTGGCGAGACTGTTCTGTTTATGGAAATCCTGATGTGAACACACCTAACATTCAAAGGCTTGCTGATGCTGGAATGAGTTTCGATAACATGTTTACTGCTACAGCCATGTGCTCTCCCACCAGGCAGCAGATCCTGACTGGACTTTTTCCGGCCAGAAGTGGAGCCTATCCTAATCACGCCAAGGTTTATGATGGAGTAAAGAGTTTGGGACATCATTTTAAAGCATTGGGTTATAATGTCGCCCTTATCGGCAAACAGCATTATGGACCAGCAGAATCATACCCAATTGATTATTTGGGTGGCCGCCAGCATGACGGTGGCAATGGCATAGATATTCATCTGGATAAAATAAAGCCCGTCATCGAAGATGATAAACCATTTTTGCTAATCATAGCTCAGAATCAACCACATACACCCTGGACCAGAGGTAACAGAGCTCAATATAATCCAGAAAAACTCACCGTGCCTGACTACATTATAGATACCAAAGAAACCCGCGAAGCTCTGGTAAAATATTATGCTGAGATCACCTATGCAGATAGTTTACTAGGCTACTGTCTGGACGCAGTAGAAAAAGTGGGGAAGCAAAAGAACACCATTGAAGTATTTACCAGCGAACAGGGTTATCAATTACCTTTTGGTAAATGGACTTGTTATGACTTAGGACTAAAAACCGGATTTATCATTTCCTGGCCAGGGAAAGTACCTGCCAAAAGCCGCAATAGTGCTTTCACCCAATATGTAGATATACTCCCCACCCTCTTGGATATGGTCGGTGCTGATCCTGAAAAAATTGATGTGGGCATTAAAGACAGCTATGGCAATACCGGCTTTGATGGCAAGAGCTTCTATGATGTGATTCAAAAAAAAGACAGATCACCACCGTGA